The Marinilongibacter aquaticus genome has a window encoding:
- the msrA gene encoding peptide-methionine (S)-S-oxide reductase MsrA translates to MKKYLLASLLLVAGLAACQTTANTSKNTQKREQAEELKGLKKAYFASGCFWCVEAIYESLKGVKEVISGYSGGTKANPTYEEVGRHTTGHAESVEVFYDPEVVDFKTLVEVYYDSQDPTTYGQNPDFGESYRSIIFYSNEEEKQIAEDYKNQLAQSGKYSKPIVTEIIPFEKFWPAEDYHQNYEKLHPDQAYVRSVSIPRLNRFKAKHPELLKENE, encoded by the coding sequence ATGAAAAAATACCTCCTCGCCAGCCTGCTGCTCGTAGCCGGTTTGGCAGCCTGCCAAACCACTGCAAACACATCGAAAAACACGCAGAAAAGAGAACAAGCCGAAGAACTGAAAGGTTTGAAGAAAGCCTATTTTGCTTCGGGCTGTTTTTGGTGCGTCGAAGCCATATACGAAAGCTTGAAAGGAGTAAAAGAAGTGATCTCTGGATACAGCGGCGGCACAAAAGCCAACCCCACCTATGAAGAAGTGGGCCGCCATACCACAGGGCATGCCGAAAGTGTAGAAGTGTTTTACGATCCAGAAGTTGTTGACTTCAAAACCCTTGTCGAGGTATATTACGATTCGCAAGACCCGACCACCTATGGGCAAAACCCCGATTTCGGAGAATCGTACAGATCGATCATTTTCTACAGCAACGAAGAAGAAAAACAAATTGCCGAAGACTACAAAAACCAGCTGGCCCAATCGGGTAAATACAGCAAGCCCATTGTCACGGAAATCATTCCTTTCGAGAAATTTTGGCCGGCCGAAGACTATCACCAGAATTACGAAAAGCTGCACCCGGACCAGGCCTATGTTCGCTCTGTATCTATCCCGCGGTTGAATCGTTTCAAGGCCAAACATCCCGAATTGCTGAAGGAAAATGAATGA